AACGCACCGCGCTCAACTACCTTACGCACTTAAGCGGCATCGCTACCGCCACCGCGCGTGCCGTTGCCGAAGTCGCCGAATACGGTACAGACATCGTGTGCAGCCGCAAAACCATCCCCCTGCTGCGCGTCCTGCAAAAATACGCCGTTAGGGCAGGCGGCGGCGTGAACCACCGCATGGGTTTGGACGACGCCGTACTCATCAAAGACAACCACCTCGCTTATTGCGGCAGCATCGTCCAAGCAGTTCGGCAGGCAAAACAGGCGGTCGGACCGTTGACCTGCGTGGAAATCGAAGTGGACACGTTGGCACAACTGGACGAAGCCATCGCGGCGGGCGCGGAACGGATTTTGCTGGACAACATGGACGACGAAACCCTGAAAGAAGCGGCAAACCGCTGCCACACGCAAACTGCCCACCCCCACACCATCTATTGCGAAGCATCGGGCGGCATCGGCTTCGACCGACTGAAGCGCGTGGCGCAAACCGGCGTGGACGGCATCGCTCTCGGCTATCTGACCCACAGCAGCCGTTCGTTGGACATAGGTTTGGATTTCGTGGCGTGAGTTTTAGGGTGCAGGCGGCTGTCTGATATGTCAGGCAAGGAACCGCTTAACCGTAATCCGGTTATTGCCTCAAGGAGGAAATGCCGTCTGAAATATTCTTCAGACGGCATTTTTCGTGAAGGTCGTGATGCTTTAGAAAAAACAGCATTTCAGGCAGGCGCGATTTAGGCATTTCGGCATTGGAACCATTTGATGAACGGTAGCCGAAAGATACTTCATTAACGGAGCGGTCAGCCGGAACACCTATCCAATGCATCCATATCTGCACATACCACCACCGCGTCTTTCACTACCGTCGGCAACGCTAAAGCCATATCGGTATGTATCTGGTTTTCCTTGTCGAGGATGCGGTGCATCGTCAGGAAGGCACGACCGATGCACATCTTGCCCGTATCGTCGGCGGCGATGATGAAATGCCGAACCGGATGTTGGCGTTGGACAGCCTGTCGCGCAGAACGGCCTTGATTCACGGAAAATATCCATAATGGTTTTCTTAAAAAATACGGATGCTTCCGCTCGGCGGCAGGGCGGGGGAAAGGGAGGAAGTTTTATGCCGTCTGAAAGCCTGCCTTTACGCTTGTTTGCAAAAATAGTGGTAAAAGGAACATACAATCCTGTACAATGAGCCATAAACAATTGATTTATAATACAATTTATAAAGATAATCAAAATCATCCATATCTGCCGCCCGTCAATCCGCTTGGCGGGCGGAAAAGGTTTTAGGAATACCGATGAACACAATACCGCTCCACACCATACTCAAACTCATGGCGCATCCCGAACGTATGGCGATACTGATCCAACTGTTGGACAGCGAACGCAATATCGTCGAACTGGCAAAATCCTTATCCCTGTCGGCTACCGCAGTTTCCAACCATTTGAACCGCCTGCGCGTGGAAGGTCTAGTCGATTTTACGCGTTACCACCGCATTATCGAATACCGCCTGGTTTCCGAAGAAGCGGCGGCGATTCTGCACACGGTTCGCGATTTGGAAAACAAACGCGTGGCATAGTGTTAGAATCCTTTCCTTTTGCCGTCTGAACGTTTCAGACAGCATTTTTCGGAAATGTTATGAAAATTACCACTTGGAATGTCAATTCGCTCAATGTACGTCTGCCGCAGGTGCAAAACCTGCTTGCCGATAATCCGCCGGATATCCTTGTTTTACAAGAACTCAAGCTCGATCAGGATAAGTTTCCCGCCGCCGCCTTGCAGATGATGGGCTGGCACTGTGTTTGGAGCGGGCAGAAAACCTACAACGGCGTGGCAATTGTCAGCCGCAGCGCGCCGGAAGACGTGCATTTCGGTTTGCCCTCCCTGCCGGACGATCCGCAACGCCGCGTGATTGCGGCTACCGTCGGCGGCGTGCGCGTCATCAATGTCTATTGCGTCAACGGCGAGGCTTTGGACAGCCCCAAATTCAAATATAAGGAACAGTGGTTTGCCGCGTTAACCGAATTTGTCCGCGATGAAATGACCCGCTACGGCAAACTGGTGCTGCTGGGCGATTTCAATATCGCGCCTGCCGATGCGGACTGTTACGACCCTGAAAAATGGTATGAAAAAATCCACTGTTCGTCCGTCGAACGGCAGTGGTTCAAAAACCTGCTGGATTTGGGACTGACCGACAGCCTGCGCCATATCCATCCCGAAGGTGCGTTTTACACATGGTTCGACTATCGCGGCGCGATGTTCCAGCGCAAACTGGGCCTGCGTATCGACCATATTTTGGTGTCGCCTGCGATGGCGGCGGCGTTGAAGGATGTCCGCGTCGATTTGGAGACGCGCGCGCTGGAGCGTCCGAGCGACCACGCGCCCGTGGCGGCGGAATTCGATTTATAATTCAGGAAAGGCAAATGCCGTCTGAAAATTCGCAGGGTTTCAGACGGCATTTTGATTGAATATCCGTTTAAACGATGAGGTTACAGGGGTATCGCGGTATGGCGGTAACGTCTGCAAACTTGCCCGCCATCAGCTGCAATCCGCGGTTTCCCCGGCAAACGGCGAGACGTTATCCATAGAATTACAGTCGGGGAAAAGGGAGTACGGCTGCGCTTGCGGATATGGAAATGCCGTCTGAAGGTTGTTCAGACGGCATTCCTTTTGCGCGGGGCTTACATTTGCTGTGCCGCATTGACGGCGCGTTGGTCGGGGTTGATCAGGATTTCGACGCGGCGGTTTTGCGCGCGGCCTTCAGCCGTAGCGTTGGAAGCGACCGGCATATGCGAACCGTAGCCGTAAACCGTCAGGCGCGAAGCCGCCACGCCGCGGGATTGCAGATAGTAGGCAACCGCTTGGGCGCGGTGTTGGGAAAGCGGGTTGTTGACGGCATCCGAACCCGTGTTGTCGGTGTGGCCGTTGATGGTCAGCGTGGTATCCGGATATTGCACCAGCGTTTGTGCGGCAGTATTCAGCGCAAATTGCGCATTGTTGCTTAAAACCGCGCTGCCGGTGGCAAAGGTAACGTTTTCGGGCATTACCAGCTTAATCTGGTTACCTTGGCGTTGAACCTGGACTTGTGTGCCGGTAAGGCTTTGGCGGAGCCGCTGCTCTTGATAGTCCATATAACCGCCCACGCCCGCGCCGATTGCGCCGCAGGCAAGCGCGGAATTGCGTGCGCCTTTGCCGCTGTGGGTCAGTGCGCCGACGATGCCGCACACTGCCGCGCCGCCCAAACCGTACATGGCGGATTTGCTTGGGGACTGCTGTCCGGTTACAGGGTCGGCAACGCAGCCGGAAAGCGCGAGTGCGGATGCGGTCAGCACGACGGTAAAGGGTTTGAAGAAAGTCATAATGTGTCCTTTTTCGGGTATAAAGGCCGATGATAAACAATCATGCCGTCCAAATAAGCGGCGTTAACCTGAAATTACCCGATTTTTCCCGAAACAACACCGGTTTGTCGGTATTTGCGCCGAAACTTCCGCCATATCCACAAAAAACGGACCTTGACGTCGTAACCGACCGAGCCTGCACCCAGTATCAGCAATACCGCCGAAACGGGCAGGGCGA
Above is a window of Neisseria sp. Marseille-Q6792 DNA encoding:
- a CDS encoding metalloregulator ArsR/SmtB family transcription factor — translated: MNTIPLHTILKLMAHPERMAILIQLLDSERNIVELAKSLSLSATAVSNHLNRLRVEGLVDFTRYHRIIEYRLVSEEAAAILHTVRDLENKRVA
- the nadC gene encoding carboxylating nicotinate-nucleotide diphosphorylase; the encoded protein is MPSENTLFPLPDTLLRPMVEQALSEDLGRRGDITSAAVITPDKTAKLFLISREDGVIAGMDLARLAFQTMNPCVRFQAEIHDGQAVRAGQTLAAVEGNARALLAAERTALNYLTHLSGIATATARAVAEVAEYGTDIVCSRKTIPLLRVLQKYAVRAGGGVNHRMGLDDAVLIKDNHLAYCGSIVQAVRQAKQAVGPLTCVEIEVDTLAQLDEAIAAGAERILLDNMDDETLKEAANRCHTQTAHPHTIYCEASGGIGFDRLKRVAQTGVDGIALGYLTHSSRSLDIGLDFVA
- a CDS encoding OmpA family protein, giving the protein MTFFKPFTVVLTASALALSGCVADPVTGQQSPSKSAMYGLGGAAVCGIVGALTHSGKGARNSALACGAIGAGVGGYMDYQEQRLRQSLTGTQVQVQRQGNQIKLVMPENVTFATGSAVLSNNAQFALNTAAQTLVQYPDTTLTINGHTDNTGSDAVNNPLSQHRAQAVAYYLQSRGVAASRLTVYGYGSHMPVASNATAEGRAQNRRVEILINPDQRAVNAAQQM
- the xth gene encoding exodeoxyribonuclease III, with translation MKITTWNVNSLNVRLPQVQNLLADNPPDILVLQELKLDQDKFPAAALQMMGWHCVWSGQKTYNGVAIVSRSAPEDVHFGLPSLPDDPQRRVIAATVGGVRVINVYCVNGEALDSPKFKYKEQWFAALTEFVRDEMTRYGKLVLLGDFNIAPADADCYDPEKWYEKIHCSSVERQWFKNLLDLGLTDSLRHIHPEGAFYTWFDYRGAMFQRKLGLRIDHILVSPAMAAALKDVRVDLETRALERPSDHAPVAAEFDL